In the Campylobacter showae genome, one interval contains:
- the abc-f gene encoding ribosomal protection-like ABC-F family protein, whose amino-acid sequence MALIDLIEVSKKFGPNEILNKVSLSVNERERIAIIGKNGSGKSTLMKLVAGALEPDSGRRIVQGGIKVEMLAQNPKFDDAATVKDALNLELKEIFDARDEYAAVLEALGRDAQNKELNARQDELIKFIEAKDGWQIERKIERVLEEFKLKEYENRAVSSLSGGEIRRVALGALILKKPDVLLLDEPTNHLDVYMVRFLEDMLKSSRQTIVFISHDRYFIDALATRSAEIEEGALASFEGGYANYLAKKEEILASLAKSHETLLKQLKAEEEWLRRGVKARLKRNEGRKERVLAMREEAKKNPGVIRRVRLELERASKNFNQTQSVNRKKMLFEIKQLSKNIGGKQLFKDFNARVLQGERIAIVGRNGSGKSTLIKILLGFEKPSSGEIKRGEVRVGYFDQSRSALDDDKSLIETFCPNGGDHVMVRGRNMHVYGYLKNFLFPKEFLDKPIGVLSGGEKNRVALALLFSKEYDVLVLDEPTNDLDIATINILEDYLQSFEGAIIIVSHDRYFVDKIAHKLWAFEGTQIEVLHQEYSVYLELEDELAELGKFEESLASEAEQAQKQKSKTSAKLSYKQTQILSLHPEKIAALEAKIKELNAGLSDPKIYQQIGLTALYSDLEAAKNELETLENEYFEVLEIAENLEQI is encoded by the coding sequence GTGGCACTCATAGATCTAATCGAAGTTAGTAAAAAATTCGGCCCTAATGAAATTTTAAACAAAGTAAGCCTCAGCGTAAACGAACGCGAGCGCATCGCTATCATCGGTAAAAACGGCAGCGGCAAAAGCACGCTCATGAAGCTAGTCGCGGGCGCGCTAGAGCCTGATAGCGGCAGGCGTATCGTGCAAGGCGGCATAAAAGTAGAAATGCTCGCGCAAAATCCTAAATTTGACGATGCGGCTACCGTAAAAGACGCGCTAAATTTGGAGCTAAAAGAGATATTTGACGCTAGGGACGAGTATGCCGCGGTGCTAGAAGCGCTCGGACGCGATGCGCAAAACAAAGAACTAAACGCTAGGCAAGACGAGCTAATCAAATTTATCGAGGCAAAAGACGGCTGGCAAATCGAGCGCAAGATCGAGCGCGTGTTGGAGGAGTTTAAGCTAAAAGAGTACGAAAACCGCGCTGTTTCTAGCCTTAGCGGAGGCGAGATACGCCGCGTAGCTCTGGGCGCGCTGATACTTAAAAAGCCAGATGTTTTGCTGCTTGACGAGCCTACCAATCACCTTGACGTTTATATGGTTAGGTTTCTTGAAGATATGCTAAAAAGCTCGCGTCAGACGATAGTTTTTATCTCGCATGATCGCTACTTTATCGACGCGCTAGCAACTAGAAGCGCCGAGATCGAGGAGGGCGCGCTGGCGTCGTTTGAGGGCGGTTATGCGAACTATCTAGCTAAAAAAGAGGAAATCCTAGCCAGCCTAGCCAAATCTCACGAAACGCTGTTAAAACAGCTAAAGGCTGAAGAAGAGTGGCTGCGCCGCGGCGTCAAAGCGCGTCTAAAGCGCAATGAAGGTCGCAAAGAGCGAGTGCTAGCCATGCGCGAAGAGGCGAAGAAAAATCCGGGCGTGATACGCCGCGTCAGGCTGGAGCTTGAGCGGGCGAGCAAAAATTTTAACCAGACGCAAAGCGTAAACCGCAAAAAGATGCTATTTGAGATCAAGCAACTAAGCAAAAACATCGGCGGCAAACAGCTTTTTAAGGATTTTAACGCGCGCGTTTTGCAAGGCGAGCGCATCGCGATAGTTGGACGAAACGGCAGCGGCAAAAGCACTCTTATTAAAATTTTACTCGGGTTTGAAAAGCCTAGCAGCGGCGAGATCAAGCGCGGCGAGGTGCGCGTGGGGTACTTTGATCAGTCGCGAAGCGCGCTGGATGACGATAAGAGCCTCATCGAGACATTTTGCCCAAACGGCGGCGATCACGTCATGGTGCGCGGGCGAAATATGCACGTCTACGGCTACCTTAAAAATTTCCTATTTCCTAAAGAATTCCTCGATAAACCCATCGGCGTGCTAAGCGGCGGTGAGAAAAACCGCGTGGCGCTCGCGCTGCTTTTTAGCAAAGAGTACGATGTGCTCGTGCTAGATGAGCCCACAAACGACCTTGATATCGCCACTATTAACATCCTTGAGGACTATCTGCAAAGCTTTGAAGGCGCTATCATCATCGTGAGTCACGACCGCTACTTCGTCGATAAGATCGCGCACAAGCTCTGGGCCTTTGAGGGCACTCAAATAGAGGTGCTGCATCAAGAGTACAGCGTCTATCTTGAGCTAGAAGACGAATTAGCCGAGCTTGGTAAATTTGAAGAAAGCCTAGCAAGTGAGGCAGAGCAAGCGCAAAAGCAAAAGAGCAAAACAAGCGCGAAGCTAAGCTACAAACAAACGCAAATTTTATCCTTACACCCCGAAAAAATCGCCGCACTGGAAGCTAAGATAAAAGAGCTAAATGCGGGCCTTAGCGATCCTAAAATCTATCAGCAAATCGGCCTAACCGCGCTTTATAGCGACCTAGAAGCGGCTAAAAACGAGCTTGAAACGCTAGAGAACGAATACTTTGAAGTCTTGGAAATCGCCGAAAATTTGGAGCAAATTTGA
- a CDS encoding sodium-dependent transporter, producing the protein MHKTFTSRWAFIIACVGSAVGMANVWGFPYKVGSNGGGAFLLIYVLFIAIFSYVGLSAEYAIGRRAKTGTLGSYEYAWKSRNWGTFGKILGWIPLAGSMCIATGYAVIIAYVLKALFQAITGSLMTVDTNTWFDSFAFSSYSVVPFHFIVVAGTLFTLFFGAHSIEKTGKIMMPLFFILFFILAIRVAFLDGAFGGYKFIFHSDWGKLADPMVWVSAMGQAFFSLSITGSGMIVYGAYLHKDEDIVDSAQKTAIFDTIAAMTAALVMLPAVFAYGMDPAAGPGLLFVTLPKILQDMVGGQIFAIILFTAVIFGGVTSLQNMFEVVAESIMHKFPSLKRGVVLIALCIICFGIGVNMEAITSWGPWMDFVSIYIIPIGAVIGAVSWFWVIKKEEIMDEINTGAAKKQGALWYFAGRYIYVPMALTLCIIALSMHISF; encoded by the coding sequence ATGCATAAAACTTTTACCTCTAGATGGGCCTTTATCATCGCCTGCGTTGGCTCTGCCGTGGGCATGGCAAACGTCTGGGGCTTCCCGTATAAAGTCGGCTCAAACGGCGGCGGCGCATTTTTGCTTATTTACGTGCTTTTTATCGCGATATTTTCCTACGTCGGGCTATCTGCGGAGTATGCTATCGGTAGACGCGCTAAAACCGGTACGCTAGGCTCCTATGAATACGCCTGGAAGAGCCGAAACTGGGGTACTTTCGGTAAAATTTTAGGCTGGATACCGTTAGCGGGCTCGATGTGTATAGCTACCGGCTACGCGGTCATCATCGCGTATGTCTTAAAGGCGCTGTTTCAGGCAATCACGGGCTCGCTGATGACCGTGGATACGAACACTTGGTTTGACTCCTTTGCGTTTTCGTCCTATTCGGTCGTGCCGTTTCATTTTATCGTCGTTGCCGGCACGCTATTTACGCTATTTTTCGGCGCGCATAGTATAGAAAAAACGGGCAAAATCATGATGCCGCTTTTTTTTATTCTATTTTTTATTTTAGCGATTAGGGTGGCGTTTTTAGACGGGGCGTTTGGCGGGTATAAATTTATCTTTCACAGCGACTGGGGTAAGCTAGCCGATCCTATGGTTTGGGTATCGGCGATGGGGCAAGCATTTTTCTCGCTATCTATCACGGGTTCTGGTATGATAGTTTACGGCGCGTATTTGCATAAAGACGAAGATATCGTCGATAGCGCGCAAAAAACGGCGATCTTTGATACGATCGCAGCGATGACGGCGGCGCTTGTGATGCTGCCTGCGGTCTTTGCCTACGGCATGGATCCCGCGGCAGGGCCCGGGTTACTTTTCGTAACGCTGCCTAAAATTTTACAAGACATGGTCGGAGGCCAAATTTTTGCGATTATTTTATTTACGGCGGTGATTTTTGGCGGCGTGACGTCGCTACAAAATATGTTTGAAGTCGTCGCCGAGTCGATAATGCACAAATTTCCTAGCCTAAAGCGCGGCGTCGTACTAATCGCGCTTTGCATAATATGCTTTGGTATCGGCGTAAATATGGAGGCCATAACCAGCTGGGGGCCGTGGATGGACTTCGTGTCTATCTACATCATCCCTATCGGCGCGGTGATCGGCGCGGTTTCTTGGTTTTGGGTCATCAAAAAAGAAGAGATCATGGACGAGATAAATACCGGCGCGGCAAAAAAGCAAGGCGCGTTGTGGTATTTTGCCGGCAGATATATCTACGTGCCGATGGCGCTTACGCTTTGTATCATCGCGCTTAGCATGCATATCTCGTTTTAG
- a CDS encoding MATE family efflux transporter has translation MNLSLKKLTIPIFLDMFLHFVTLIINTYMVTKVSVHLVGAMGAGNQIMDLFMTIFSFLSVGCSVVVAQALGARNHNLAKRVVHASITFNTIIGLGSAVFIYFFGFEILELLNVPEQLRAQSFGYLHMLGIALAFDGIGMVLAAVLRVYNFATAVMLVSLLMNVITLCGNAIALFGWLGLPNYGLYGVAVSTVVGRLVGVIVLFLILTRYAKVNIFFKRLFSLPFAILRKILSVGLPSAGENLLWMAQYMVAFGFVASMGEASLNVQTIYFQITLLILLCGASISVANEVIVGHLVGAMRFDEAYSRTFRALRIGFIATLAVVLAAYFGKFEIMERLNLTEELKAVMLPLFTLSIALETGRTFNIVIVNALRASGDAKFPLMTGAIFMWGVSLPLGYYLGIVQGMGIIGVWIGFTADEWLRGLVNTWRWRSRKWQSKRLV, from the coding sequence ATGAATTTATCGCTCAAAAAACTCACTATCCCGATATTTTTAGATATGTTTTTGCACTTCGTGACGCTCATCATAAACACATATATGGTGACTAAGGTTAGCGTCCATCTAGTCGGCGCCATGGGCGCGGGCAACCAGATAATGGATCTATTTATGACTATTTTTAGCTTCCTTAGCGTTGGCTGCTCGGTCGTGGTCGCGCAGGCTCTAGGCGCGCGAAATCACAACCTAGCTAAACGCGTCGTGCACGCTAGCATCACGTTTAACACGATCATTGGCCTTGGCAGCGCGGTTTTTATTTACTTTTTCGGATTTGAAATTTTAGAGCTTTTAAACGTCCCCGAGCAGCTTCGCGCACAGAGTTTTGGCTACCTGCATATGCTCGGTATCGCGCTAGCCTTTGACGGTATCGGCATGGTGCTAGCCGCCGTGCTTCGCGTTTATAACTTCGCCACCGCCGTCATGCTAGTATCCTTACTCATGAACGTCATCACCCTTTGTGGTAACGCCATCGCGCTTTTTGGCTGGCTGGGACTGCCAAACTACGGCCTCTACGGCGTCGCGGTATCGACGGTCGTGGGGCGCTTAGTGGGCGTTATCGTGCTATTTTTGATCCTGACCCGCTACGCGAAAGTTAATATTTTCTTTAAGCGTCTATTTAGCCTGCCGTTTGCGATCTTGCGTAAAATTTTATCCGTCGGGCTTCCAAGTGCCGGCGAAAATTTGCTCTGGATGGCGCAGTATATGGTGGCTTTCGGCTTTGTGGCAAGTATGGGCGAGGCTAGTCTAAACGTGCAGACCATTTACTTTCAGATCACGCTTTTAATCCTACTTTGCGGAGCCAGCATCAGCGTGGCAAACGAGGTCATCGTCGGCCACCTAGTCGGTGCGATGAGATTTGACGAGGCCTACTCGCGCACTTTCCGCGCGCTTCGCATCGGCTTTATCGCGACTCTAGCGGTCGTTTTGGCGGCGTATTTCGGCAAATTTGAGATCATGGAGCGATTAAATTTGACCGAGGAGCTAAAGGCCGTCATGCTGCCGCTTTTTACCCTTTCTATCGCGCTTGAGACGGGACGAACGTTTAACATCGTCATCGTAAACGCCCTGCGCGCAAGCGGCGATGCTAAATTTCCGCTAATGACGGGCGCTATTTTTATGTGGGGCGTGAGCCTGCCGCTGGGATACTATCTGGGCATCGTGCAGGGCATGGGGATCATCGGCGTTTGGATCGGATTTACCGCCGATGAGTGGCTACGCGGACTCGTAAACACCTGGCGCTGGAGAAGCAGAAAATGGCAGTCAAAACGCCTCGTGTAA
- a CDS encoding M48 family metallopeptidase produces the protein MAVKTPRVKTVSVKCGEFDVALNFKKGVKTTRLKVAKSGEISVSLPFYAAQKYALEFVQKHYDWLKSAHEKTLANLPREDEFRLLGEVYRIKFEPNLKGVNLIRFASGSGVFDGLNFSSDGLDPHLYGAKFDDKFDSIKFDPYLDEAKFTNADGRKFDGEIYAASLAALENYKKAFARRIYGHFIAKFAPTVNRKINRVVVRKITTRWGSCNSRKGYINLSLNLIEKAPELVEYVVLHELTHLIYPHHQKSFYDFIAKLMPDFKTREQRLNKK, from the coding sequence ATGGCAGTCAAAACGCCTCGTGTAAAAACCGTTAGCGTAAAATGCGGCGAATTCGACGTCGCGCTAAATTTTAAAAAAGGCGTCAAAACAACCCGCCTAAAAGTCGCCAAATCAGGCGAAATCTCGGTCTCGCTGCCCTTTTACGCCGCGCAAAAATATGCGCTAGAGTTCGTGCAAAAACACTACGACTGGCTAAAATCGGCTCACGAAAAAACGCTAGCAAATTTACCGCGCGAGGACGAGTTTAGGCTACTAGGCGAGGTTTACCGCATCAAATTCGAACCGAATTTAAAGGGCGTAAATTTGATAAGGTTTGCAAGCGGCTCGGGAGTTTTTGACGGCTTAAATTTTAGCTCGGACGGGCTAGACCCGCACCTTTACGGCGCTAAATTTGACGATAAATTTGACTCTATCAAATTTGATCCATACCTTGATGAGGCTAAATTTACTAACGCGGACGGACGTAAATTTGACGGCGAAATTTACGCTGCGAGTTTAGCTGCGCTAGAAAATTACAAAAAAGCTTTTGCGAGGCGTATTTATGGGCATTTTATAGCTAAATTCGCTCCTACCGTAAACCGCAAAATAAACCGCGTCGTCGTGCGCAAAATAACCACGCGCTGGGGTAGCTGCAACTCGCGCAAAGGCTATATAAATTTAAGCCTAAATTTGATCGAAAAAGCTCCCGAACTAGTCGAATACGTCGTGCTTCACGAGCTTACCCACCTGATCTACCCCCACCATCAAAAAAGCTTCTATGACTTCATCGCTAAGCTCATGCCTGATTTCAAAACTCGGGAACAACGGCTAAACAAAAAATAA
- a CDS encoding tetratricopeptide repeat protein, whose translation MKKLLMLVAAVFALGGDFEDGVKAYESSNFVTAREKFAAACDANNGLACAKLGALYQLGKDILPDGKKALELYEKGCELGSKEACSGAGGIYVSSDKEKARALLNKGCELGDGFSCATAGSYLLEEKKFKEAYALFEKACKIGDSLGCQFASDLKRSKRL comes from the coding sequence ATGAAAAAACTTCTAATGCTAGTTGCCGCGGTTTTTGCTTTGGGCGGCGATTTTGAGGACGGCGTCAAAGCCTACGAGAGCTCTAATTTCGTAACGGCTCGCGAAAAATTTGCGGCCGCCTGCGACGCTAACAACGGCCTAGCCTGCGCAAAACTAGGCGCGCTTTATCAGCTGGGCAAGGACATTTTGCCGGACGGTAAAAAGGCGCTTGAGCTATACGAAAAAGGCTGCGAACTAGGCTCAAAAGAGGCTTGCTCGGGTGCCGGCGGGATATACGTATCTAGCGACAAAGAAAAGGCGCGCGCGCTGCTAAATAAAGGCTGCGAGCTTGGCGACGGCTTTTCGTGCGCGACTGCGGGATCGTATCTGCTAGAGGAGAAAAAATTTAAAGAGGCTTACGCTCTTTTTGAAAAAGCGTGCAAGATAGGCGATAGCCTCGGATGCCAATTTGCAAGCGATCTAAAACGCTCAAAAAGACTTTGA